The Streptomyces sp. NBC_01268 genome window below encodes:
- the gatB gene encoding Asp-tRNA(Asn)/Glu-tRNA(Gln) amidotransferase subunit GatB yields MTVTELLSYEAALATYDPVMGLEVHVELGTKTKMFCGCSTELGQDANTQTCPTCLGLPGALPVVNAIGVESAIKIGLALNCEIAEWCRFARKNYFYPDMPKNFQTSQYDEPIAFDGYLDVQLEDGEIFRVEIERAHMEEDTGKSTHIGGATGRIHGASHSLLDYNRAGIPLIEIVTKPIVGAGERAPEVAKAYVAELRELIRALGVSEARMDKGQMRCDVNLSLMPKGSSTFGTRSETKNVNSLRSVERAARFEVQRHAAVLQSGGSILQETRHFHEDDGSTTSGRIKDNAEDYRYFPEPDLVPVAPARAWVEELRAALPELPRVRRNRLREEWGVSELDMQAILNAGAVDPIVATTEAGADAASARKWWMGELARNANEQGVALDELPITPADVARVSALVASGDLNDKLARQVIEGVLAGEGTPDEVVEKRGLKVVSDDGALGTAVDEAIAGNAAIADKIRGGKVAAVGALVGAVMKATRGQADAARVKDLILEKLGVSEG; encoded by the coding sequence GTGACTGTCACTGAACTGCTGTCGTACGAAGCGGCGCTCGCCACGTACGACCCCGTCATGGGCCTTGAGGTCCATGTCGAGCTGGGCACCAAGACCAAGATGTTCTGCGGATGCTCGACCGAGCTCGGCCAGGACGCCAACACGCAGACCTGCCCGACCTGCCTCGGTCTGCCGGGCGCGCTGCCGGTCGTCAACGCGATCGGCGTCGAGTCCGCCATCAAGATCGGTCTCGCGCTGAACTGCGAGATCGCCGAGTGGTGCCGCTTCGCCCGGAAGAACTACTTCTATCCGGACATGCCGAAGAACTTCCAGACCTCCCAGTACGACGAGCCCATCGCCTTCGACGGCTACCTGGACGTCCAGCTGGAGGACGGCGAGATCTTCCGCGTGGAGATCGAGCGCGCCCACATGGAGGAGGACACCGGCAAGTCCACCCACATCGGTGGCGCGACCGGCCGCATCCACGGCGCCTCGCACTCGCTGCTCGACTACAACCGGGCCGGCATCCCGCTCATCGAGATCGTCACCAAGCCGATCGTCGGTGCGGGCGAGCGTGCTCCCGAGGTCGCCAAGGCGTACGTCGCGGAGCTGCGCGAGCTGATCCGTGCCCTGGGCGTCTCCGAGGCGCGCATGGACAAGGGCCAGATGCGCTGCGACGTCAACCTGTCGCTGATGCCGAAGGGTTCGAGCACCTTCGGTACGCGTTCGGAGACGAAGAACGTCAACTCGCTGCGCTCCGTGGAGCGGGCGGCGCGCTTCGAGGTCCAGCGCCACGCGGCCGTCCTGCAGTCCGGCGGCTCGATCCTGCAGGAGACCCGTCACTTCCACGAGGACGACGGCAGCACCACCTCCGGCCGGATCAAGGACAACGCCGAGGACTACCGCTACTTCCCCGAGCCGGACCTGGTCCCGGTCGCCCCGGCCCGTGCCTGGGTCGAGGAGCTCCGGGCGGCTCTGCCGGAGCTGCCGCGGGTGCGCCGCAACCGGCTGCGCGAGGAGTGGGGCGTGTCCGAGCTGGACATGCAGGCCATCCTCAACGCGGGCGCGGTCGACCCGATCGTCGCCACGACCGAGGCGGGCGCCGACGCGGCGTCGGCGCGGAAGTGGTGGATGGGCGAGCTGGCCCGCAACGCCAACGAGCAGGGTGTCGCGCTCGACGAGCTCCCGATCACCCCGGCGGACGTCGCCCGCGTGTCGGCCCTGGTCGCCTCCGGCGACCTGAACGACAAGCTGGCCCGCCAGGTCATCGAGGGCGTCCTCGCCGGCGAGGGCACCCCGGACGAGGTCGTCGAGAAGCGCGGCCTGAAGGTCGTCTCGGACGACGGCGCGCTCGGCACGGCCGTCGACGAGGCCATCGCGGGCAACGCGGCCATCGCCGACAAGATCCGCGGCGGCAAGGTCGCGGCGGTCGGCGCACTGGTCGGCGCGGTCATGAAGGCCACGCGCGGTCAGGCCGACGCGGCGCGCGTGAAGGACCTGATCCTGGAGAAGCTGGGCGTCAGCGAGGGCTGA